Genomic segment of Candidatus Protochlamydia amoebophila UWE25:
TGCAGGGATACTTTTGATAAATGCCAATTGTACATCAAAGGGTAATGAAGAAGAGACTCCATTGACGTAAACTTCTTGGGTTTGGAGTCCTTCAGGCTCCAAAAAAATTTGATGGCGTTCTTTATCCGAAAAACGAACAACCTTATCTTCAATGGAAGGGCAATAACGAGGTCCCACTCCTTTGATTTTGCCTGAATACATAGGAGAGCGATGAATGTTGGATAAAATAATTTGTTTTGTTTCTTCTGTCGTATAAGTAATGTAGCAAGACACTTGCGGCAAACGAGGAATTCCCTCATTATCGTAAGAAAATTTGACTCCCGGATCACCCGGCTGTTCTTCTGTGCAACTAAAGTCAATGGATCGTTTATTGATTCTAGGAGGAGTTCCCGTCTTTAATCGACCTAATTTCAAACCATATTTTTCTAAGCTAGCTGACATACCTACTGAAGGCTGGTCTCCAGCTCTACCCCCCGAATAATTTGTTTCACCAATATGTAAAAGGCCTCTTAAAAATGTCCCAGAAGAAAGAACAATCGCTTGGCAATCATAACTAATTCCTTCTTTCGTAATCACGCCACAAATATGATCGTTTTCAATTAACAAATCTTCAATTGTGCCTTGCTTGATATCCAAGTTAGAGACTCGCTCCATACGGTGTTTCATCTCACTTTGATAAGCAAGTTTGTCGGCTTGCGCGCGAGGTGCCCAAACGGCAGGGCCTTTAGTCGCATTTAACATGCGATATTGGATCCCAGTGACATCAATCACTTTACCCATTTCCCCACCCAATGCATCGATTTCTCTAACGATATGTCCTTTAGCGATTCCTCCTACAGCAGGATTACAACTCATTTTGGCTATTGTATCCAAATTCATTGTGAGTAATAAAGTTCTCAACCCCATTCGTGCAGATGCCAATGCTGCTTCGCAGCCTGCATGCCCTCCACCAATAACAATTACATCATAACGAACAGGAAATTTCCAAAGCATCATTCAAAACACTCATTTAATTAATATTTAAATCCAAAATTTTAAAATAAAAACTCAAGTTTTACAAAATAAATTAATCAATTTAATAAATTTGTATTAGTTGGAGTTATAGATAAGATAAAAAGAAGTTATAGAACTTAGGATGGAGTTAGTAGAACTTGCAAGCTTAAGATAAATTTAAGCTTGCAAGTGGTGATTAAATTTTTCTCTGAGGTCTATTAGAAAAAAATCTATCTTCCTTTGTGCCGATCACGCCGGCTACGCTTCTTACGCTTGTGTTTCGCAATTTTGTATTTGCGCTTCTTTTTAACAGAAGACATATCCTCTCCAATGCTTATTCATATTAGCCCTAAGTCCTGAGTTTATTTAATTGATTAACAATCAAAGTGTTTCCCAATTAAATAAACTCAAAACTGAGATTGTCATTTGCTTAACTTTGTAAACATGGAACTAGTTTAGAAAAAAGAGGATAAAATGTAAAGATTAAGAATTTGAAACAAAAGTCTAATTGAAACACACTAGATTAAGCATCTTCTCTACTTATCCCCTTTTCGATGACCGTAGTTAATAATGAACCTCTAAACTATTCTCTCTCAAACTTAGCATTTAAAAACAAGTTTATATAAAGTGCTCGGAAAACGTAATTTAAGGTTATTCTGGAACATAATGAATTATCAAAAAAGAAAACACCGCTGAGAGGGACTTGAATTGGCTCGATCAACACGTTTTGTTAACGTGGGTCCGTTTCCTAATGGTTTTGCTTTAAATTGCGTACAATTCAAGCGGTACCATTAGCGTCATGGTCCCTTAAAAAAAATAAATATCGTTGATTGGCTTAATATTCAAATATCCCAATCAGCGGTGAAAAAAATGGCTGAAATCTCAAACTTTGAGCTAAATCACTTACAAATTCATAATAACCCATTTTTGCTTTTTTCGACTATAAACTTATCAGTTTAAAAAATTTGTGTTGAGGGAAGAGGGTTTGATTTACAGTCAGTGCATCTAAAAATAAAAACACCTTTCACAACTTTTTGATTCTCATAAAGAAGGGGAAAAAGACCCATAAGTTCTACATGCTTGAAATAGTTTTTTAATTCATTTTGATAAAAGTCTAACTTTTTTTTCCAATCACGCTCTAAATAAGGTTGGTTCTCCATCCAGATGAAGTAACCAGTTTTTCCTGCATAGTCATCCACCATGCTTGGCCAATACGAAAACTGATTTTGACGAGCATGATGAAGGTTAAGAAAATAGGCTCTTTGTTGCAGAGGGCCATAAAAACTTAAGATGCTGGTTGTCTGATATTTATCGCTAACTAAAAAGTCGGTTAAAGGGTTATATTTGGCTTCTAATAATGATTGTTCTAACTGGTCCCAACCCATATTGTGTTTGAAAGGGTTCCACTTATACGTCATAAAAATAGGCCGCCATTGAGATTGGTAAAACAGTGGAAAAGAAAAAAGAGACAAAACTAAGCATCCTGCAGTAGCTACTCCTAATTTCAACCATTTCTCGTGGCGACTTCCTTCGCAAGCAAAACCTGCTAACCAAACAATTGCTGTCGGATACGCAAAAACAATCCAATTTCCCTGAATTTTTTGAAAAAGTGACAGGCCTAAAGCACACGCTAAGCATATTAATGAAAGTCCTCCACAAAATAACAGAGTTTTTTTAAAACTTGTGTGGATAAGAGGCATAGGCTTCATTTTTTTTGCTTGATAAAACCAACTATAAAGTAACAATCCAAACAAAATTGGTGAGATTAACAGAGCTTGAATCACTAAGAATTCAAAAAAATTCCCGCCTGTTGCACCATGCCCACCTTGAAGAGTAGAGAAAACATGACGGAAGGTTGCCCAATCATGAGAAATATTCCACCAAAAACTTGGTAAAAGACCCATTAGAGAAACACAAATCCCACTTACAAGCCTTGTCAAAGAAAGTTGAGGAAACCAAAGATATTGACTGATGAGAAAAAATACCCAAAAAAAATAGATGGGCCATTTAAATAAAGCTCCAGCCATTAAACATAAACCAACCAAAAAAGGAGAAGGGCTAAGATTTTTCCGCAAAGCTCTCACAACAATTATGCATGCTAATGTCCAAAAAATTAAGCACCCTCCATCCGTAATGGCAAGAAAAGATCCTAACAAACCGATAGGAGAAAAAGCCATGACAATTCCACTCCAAAAGGCTGTTCTAGGCTTTAATCCAGCTTCTAACGCTAAAACAAATACTAAATAAGTCTGTAAAAATGACCATATTAAAGAAAAAAAACGAATTCCTAATTCTGTTTGCCCCCACAACTGTGTCCCTAACCAAATTTGCCAAGCAACGCCAGGGGGTTTACTGTAGTAACCCCAATCAAGCTTTTGGCTCCAAGTCCAATATTGAGCTTCGTCAGGTCCCAATCCCACCCCACCCCAAATAATAAATCCGACGATGAAGCAGGTTTTTGCAATTAAAACCCAGATTAAGCGTTTAAAATAATAGGTATGAAGGGACATTATATCCTATAGAATTAAAAAAATTAAATTTAATATAATAACAAATTATTAATTGACAGTCATTAGTATTTTAACTTTAATTAATAATTATTAAATGAATGGTTAGTCTTGTCTATCAGGAAAACTAAAAAGATCTTCAATTGCTTGTTTTGTGACATCGCGACTAATTGTTGCAATAGAATCTGTTAAGGGAATGTCTTTTGGACAAACCCTCACGCAGTTTTGATTATTTCCACAATCATTCACTCCCCCTTCCTGCATCAAAGGCCTTAAACGCTTTTCTTTTTGCGTTTTTCCAATCGGGTTTGCATTAAATAAGCGGACTTGCGAAATTGCCGCAGGGCCTATAAACGGAGAATGCATGTTAACTTGAGGACAGGCTTCGGAGCAACAGCCGCAAGTCATGCAGGTTGCTAAAGAATACATCACTTTTTGCTTTTCTGGACCAATATTTGGTCCTGGACCTTGCTGGTAGGTTCCGTCGACATCAATCCATGCATGCACTTTTTTTAAATTTTCAAACATGCGACTACGATCTACAATCAAATCTCTCACTAAAGGAAATTTGGTCAGAGGCGCTAAAGTAATAATCAAATTCTTTGTTTCATTCAAAATTGGTTCAATAAGAGCTGTGCAAGCTTGCCGAGGATAAGCATTGATAAGCATTGAACAAGACCCGCAAACTTCTTCTAAACAACCTGACTCCCATACGACAGGTTTGACTTTTTCCCCTTTAATATTGATAGGGTTGCGTTGGATTTCCATTAATGAAGAAATCACATTCGCATAAGGAATTAAAGCAAGTTCAAATTCTTCCCAATATTGAGATCCCGGTTCTCCCCGATATATTTTTAAAATGTATGTTCGAACCATCAAAAATCTCCTAGGTATTAAATAGGTAAAATAAGATTGGCAGGGATATTTTCTAATTTGGGTTTAATTTTTTTAGCCTGTGTATAATCTCTTTGAATAGGTTGGAGATGGCGTAAATCTACTTCTGCATATTCAATGCGCGGTTCATCTACCTGATAAGTTGCTAAAGTTGTTTTTAACCACTCTTTATCATTTCGCTCTGGAAACTCTGGTTTATAGTGAGCTCCTCTAAATTCATTCCGTAAAAGAGCACCTTTAGTAATTACCATAGCAATCTCGAGCATAGGCCCAAACTGATTGGCGACAGCATATGTTTGATTAGCAAATTGCGTTCGATCATCTAGCGAAATGTGTTGATATCGCTCTCTCAGTTCCTTCAATTTATTAAGGGTTTTTAGTAGGTCGGCATTATTTCGTTTAACTGTTACATTTGTAAGCATCCAATCAGATAATTCGTCATGTAAACGATGAATATTTTCAATACCCTTCCTCGATAATAAATCTTTTTTTATGTCTTGTTCGGCATTTAAAGCTGATTCAAAAACTGAAGATGGAGTTTCTCGATAAGAATGGGTTAATTGATCTAAATATCTAGGTACTTCTTGCCCGGCAACAAGCCCACTGAAAATACAAGAGAGTAGCGCGTTGGCTCCTAATCGATTAGCTCCATGATATTGGTAATCTGATTCGCCAACATTAAAACATCCATGTAAATTAGTCATTTGTCTAAAACGATCAAACCGATCGTGATCATCCGCAGCTGGCCAATCAACCCACGCCCCCCCCATTGTATAATGCATAGCAGGGAAAATTCGCATAGGAACCTTTTTTGGATCATCACCAGTAAATTTTTGATAAATTTCCAAAATCGCTTTAAGCTTTTGTTTTTTCTCATCCGATAGATGGGATACGTCGAGATAAACCTGCATTTCCCCATTGATCCCTAATCCCATTTCGCAAATACGTAAAACTTCTCTTGCACCAATATCGCGGGGAACCAAATTTCCAAATGCTGGATATAACTCTTCAAGAAAATACCAAGGCTCTCCTGTTTTTCCACATGGAATTTCAGTTCCATCCGCTTTTTTTATCTGTTTAGAAGAATCTCCATAAACCCAAATGCGTCCTCCTTCCCCACGGGCAGATTCTGACATTAATCGGAGTTTATCATGCCCCGGAATAGCTGTTGGATGAATTTGGATAAATTCTCCATTCGCATAAATCATGCCTTGTTTAAATAAACGACCATTAGCAGCTCCAGTACAAAACGTGGAATTTGTCGATTTTTTAAAAATCATTCCAATTCCTCCCGTTGCTATCACAACAGCATCGGCTTTTAGCACATCTAACTTCATGTTAAAAAGATCCATCATGACAATACCTCTAGCGAGTCCTTGTTCATCTAAGATCAGACGCATAAATTCATGAGATTCAAATTTTTCAACTCTCCCCATCACTTCGTATTTTCTAACTTGCTCATCTAGAGCATAAAGCAGCTGCTGTCCAGTAGAAGCACCACAAAAAGCGGTTCGATTATAAAGCGTGCCTCCAAAGCGTCTAAAATCTAAATTTCCTTCCGAAGTTCGATTGAAAGGACACCCAAACCGTGCCATCATCTGAATAATTGCTGGAGCTGCTAAACACATTTCTAAAACAGGAGGTTGGTTAGCTAAAAAGTCACCTCCTTTAATCGTGTCATAGGCATGAATCAAAGGAGAATCATCTTCTCCTTTTAAATTCATCGCTGCGTTAATTCCTCCTTGAGCACATACAGAATGAGAGCGTTTCACTTTTGTGACTGAGACGATTTTGACATTGCAACCATTTTCTGCGAGTTTCATAGCCGTAGAAAGCCCTGATAATCCCCCTCCAACCACGATTACTTCTTTAGCTTTAGACATCTTACCAATTCCTATTAATGTGAGAGATTAAACCAATATGTGCCCCAAATCGCCGCAAACCCCAAAAAAGCAATCATGATCATCAGTAAAGTAGCCATTTTCCTCATAAAATTTTGAGATCTAGCAGTCAAAGAAATCCCCCAGGTGATCATAAATGTCCAAAGTCCATTAAAAGCGTGAAAACAAGCAGCAATCACAAGACCAGAATACAAAAAAATCATGATTGGTTTTTTGAAAGTATCTCTTACAATTAATAATTCAGCGATACCAAAAGTTTTTGATGCGGCCACTAACTGATTTGCGTTTATATGTAAACTTTCAAAAGCCTCTACCCAAGCTTTTTCTTCGCGATTTTTCTGAGCTGCAATTAATTGCTCAGGAGTTTCTTCCAAAGCAACTAAAGGACCTAAATGGGAGAAAATAGTTTGTTTTATCTCTTGAATTTGCGATTGAGAGTAGAGATCAAATCCTAGTCTTTTAGAAAGGGTGTACAAACCATTATCTTTTTCCAAGCGAACGAGATAATAATGTTGAGTGTCCAATTGAGCAGTTACTGGATATTCTAAAAAACGCATATGAATGACATGAGCCACAATTCCAAACAATAAAATCCACGAAGTAATTCTTTGCCATGTATAGGCATGATTGCGAAAATGCCCTGGAAGAGAAGGTTGCGATCCATCAGAAGGCTGAGTATTGTATTTTGCCTGAAATAAATAATGAATGCCCCAAAATCCATGAATTAAAAGTGGTAATCCTAATAAAATGATTTCAATCAAAGGTAAATAAGGTAATCCTTTTATCCAGTTGACTGCCGCTACAAAGCCACTTCCATCATCTCCAATAAAAAGCGCCGCTTGAGAATTAGTTAGTAAATGTTCGATCAAAAATAAAACTAACCAAAGACCTGTTAAAGAATGAGCTCTTCGCCAAATAAAAGCTTTAGGAATAGGAGGAGATTGATAAGTATAAGTCATGGGATACTCAAAAACGATTTCCAATGTTTTGAGTCTATATATACCTAGCTAGTGGATCCAATTCAATTTAAAATTGATCATATATAATGATATTTTCATTCATTATAAAATCAAAATAAATTTATTTATAAAAATAGGAAATAATTAATTTTTACAATCATTAAATGTCAAAAAATTTAAATATAATTTCAAAAATGGATCGTAAAAAAATATTTAACACTTTCAACAAATAAATTTATATCATTAAATTCGAAATAAATAACGTGCATTTTCAGAAGTCGCATGTGCCACTTCCTCTAGAGAAATACCTTTTAAAGATGCAATCAAACGAGCTGTCTCTATGATATAAGAAGGCTCATTGGGGTGGCCCCGATATTTTTGAGGGGCTAGATATGGCGTATCTGTTTCAATCAATAATTGGGACAGAGGAACTTCTTTTGCAACTTGCTGCAACTCAAAACTTTTTTTAAAAGTGACAATCCCACTTAGAGAGAGCATCCACCCTCTTTTAATGACCTCTTCAGCTTCTGCAATTGTTCCTGTGAAACAGTGTAAAACACCTGGAGCATGACGACAGTCAATTCGATATTCTGCGTCAATAATTTCAAAAAAATCTGCAAAAGCCTCTCGACAATGAATGACTACAGGTAATCGACATTCAAGAGCTAAATGCAAATAACGATGGAAGAAGTCTTTTTGAATCTCTTTTGAAGAGTAATCATAATAATAATCTAATCCTGTTTCTCCAATCGCTTTTAAATAACCTTTACGAGCATAATCTGCAATCGTTTCAAATGCTGCTTCACCTTCTTTTTGTACATTATTGGGAGGGGTTGCAGCCGTTTGGAAAATCCAAGGATATTTTTTGGAAAGTTCTATCCCTTTTTTTAACGACTCGGGATCAGTACAAATATTGACTATTTGATGAACGTGCTCTTTTTGCGCTCTTTCCAAAAGAACATCGATTTGTTCGTAAACAGGAGAACTTGTTAAATGGGCGTGAGAGTCAATAAATGAAAGAGAATAGCTCATTCTATCCATGCTACCTCTTTAGAATTCAAAACTGAATTAATGTGTTCTTTGACAATATCAGAAGTGAGTACTTGAGGTAAAATAGTAGGCTCTTGCTTCTGATCACTTCCATAAAAAACATAGAGGGGCACACTATTGCGTCCAAATTGGCTCAAAGCCTCAGTAATCACTGGATCATTCTTGGTCCAATCGGCTATCATTTTAACAACACCTTTTTCCGAAAGTTTTTTATCAACTTCTTTAGAACCTAAAACGATATGATTGGCCTGACAAATCAAACACCATTTAGCGGTAAAATCAATCAGAACAGGTCTTCCTTGTTTTCTTAATTCGGCAACTCGTTCCGGTGAAAATACCTCCCATCCAGCCCACTCTGCATTTCCAATCTGAGAAAAAGTTGAACTATCATTCCACGAATCTTTTGGTAAAATAATAGCTTCTATA
This window contains:
- a CDS encoding TatD family hydrolase, whose protein sequence is MDRMSYSLSFIDSHAHLTSSPVYEQIDVLLERAQKEHVHQIVNICTDPESLKKGIELSKKYPWIFQTAATPPNNVQKEGEAAFETIADYARKGYLKAIGETGLDYYYDYSSKEIQKDFFHRYLHLALECRLPVVIHCREAFADFFEIIDAEYRIDCRHAPGVLHCFTGTIAEAEEVIKRGWMLSLSGIVTFKKSFELQQVAKEVPLSQLLIETDTPYLAPQKYRGHPNEPSYIIETARLIASLKGISLEEVAHATSENARYLFRI
- the mnmG gene encoding tRNA uridine-5-carboxymethylaminomethyl(34) synthesis enzyme MnmG, which translates into the protein MMLWKFPVRYDVIVIGGGHAGCEAALASARMGLRTLLLTMNLDTIAKMSCNPAVGGIAKGHIVREIDALGGEMGKVIDVTGIQYRMLNATKGPAVWAPRAQADKLAYQSEMKHRMERVSNLDIKQGTIEDLLIENDHICGVITKEGISYDCQAIVLSSGTFLRGLLHIGETNYSGGRAGDQPSVGMSASLEKYGLKLGRLKTGTPPRINKRSIDFSCTEEQPGDPGVKFSYDNEGIPRLPQVSCYITYTTEETKQIILSNIHRSPMYSGKIKGVGPRYCPSIEDKVVRFSDKERHQIFLEPEGLQTQEVYVNGVSSSLPFDVQLAFIKSIPALRHAEIMRPAYAIEYDYVISGQIDFSLECKKIGGLFLAGQINGTSGYEEAAGQGLMAGINAANKVMGKAPLILKRSEAYIGVMIDDLVTKGLDEPYRMFTSRAEHRLLLRQDNADLRLRRYGYEVGLVDQTRYDRVKEKQRIMEEESERLAKTFKQVSNKGYTLTQLLCRPENTYASLLKEYPDVMQNFGEEINFQIELNLKYAGYIDRQTSEVAKLAHVEKIQIPIGFDFSTVNGLRNEAKQKLNQIAPRHLGQALRISGVSPADISILMIALTRYQEPIEKERLTSDCSEA
- a CDS encoding ArnT family glycosyltransferase, which produces MSLHTYYFKRLIWVLIAKTCFIVGFIIWGGVGLGPDEAQYWTWSQKLDWGYYSKPPGVAWQIWLGTQLWGQTELGIRFFSLIWSFLQTYLVFVLALEAGLKPRTAFWSGIVMAFSPIGLLGSFLAITDGGCLIFWTLACIIVVRALRKNLSPSPFLVGLCLMAGALFKWPIYFFWVFFLISQYLWFPQLSLTRLVSGICVSLMGLLPSFWWNISHDWATFRHVFSTLQGGHGATGGNFFEFLVIQALLISPILFGLLLYSWFYQAKKMKPMPLIHTSFKKTLLFCGGLSLICLACALGLSLFQKIQGNWIVFAYPTAIVWLAGFACEGSRHEKWLKLGVATAGCLVLSLFSFPLFYQSQWRPIFMTYKWNPFKHNMGWDQLEQSLLEAKYNPLTDFLVSDKYQTTSILSFYGPLQQRAYFLNLHHARQNQFSYWPSMVDDYAGKTGYFIWMENQPYLERDWKKKLDFYQNELKNYFKHVELMGLFPLLYENQKVVKGVFIFRCTDCKSNPLPSTQIF
- the sdhA gene encoding succinate dehydrogenase flavoprotein subunit, translating into MSKAKEVIVVGGGLSGLSTAMKLAENGCNVKIVSVTKVKRSHSVCAQGGINAAMNLKGEDDSPLIHAYDTIKGGDFLANQPPVLEMCLAAPAIIQMMARFGCPFNRTSEGNLDFRRFGGTLYNRTAFCGASTGQQLLYALDEQVRKYEVMGRVEKFESHEFMRLILDEQGLARGIVMMDLFNMKLDVLKADAVVIATGGIGMIFKKSTNSTFCTGAANGRLFKQGMIYANGEFIQIHPTAIPGHDKLRLMSESARGEGGRIWVYGDSSKQIKKADGTEIPCGKTGEPWYFLEELYPAFGNLVPRDIGAREVLRICEMGLGINGEMQVYLDVSHLSDEKKQKLKAILEIYQKFTGDDPKKVPMRIFPAMHYTMGGAWVDWPAADDHDRFDRFRQMTNLHGCFNVGESDYQYHGANRLGANALLSCIFSGLVAGQEVPRYLDQLTHSYRETPSSVFESALNAEQDIKKDLLSRKGIENIHRLHDELSDWMLTNVTVKRNNADLLKTLNKLKELRERYQHISLDDRTQFANQTYAVANQFGPMLEIAMVITKGALLRNEFRGAHYKPEFPERNDKEWLKTTLATYQVDEPRIEYAEVDLRHLQPIQRDYTQAKKIKPKLENIPANLILPI
- a CDS encoding AURKAIP1/COX24 domain-containing protein, with translation MSSVKKKRKYKIAKHKRKKRSRRDRHKGR
- a CDS encoding succinate dehydrogenase yields the protein MTYTYQSPPIPKAFIWRRAHSLTGLWLVLFLIEHLLTNSQAALFIGDDGSGFVAAVNWIKGLPYLPLIEIILLGLPLLIHGFWGIHYLFQAKYNTQPSDGSQPSLPGHFRNHAYTWQRITSWILLFGIVAHVIHMRFLEYPVTAQLDTQHYYLVRLEKDNGLYTLSKRLGFDLYSQSQIQEIKQTIFSHLGPLVALEETPEQLIAAQKNREEKAWVEAFESLHINANQLVAASKTFGIAELLIVRDTFKKPIMIFLYSGLVIAACFHAFNGLWTFMITWGISLTARSQNFMRKMATLLMIMIAFLGFAAIWGTYWFNLSH
- the sdhB gene encoding succinate dehydrogenase iron-sulfur subunit, translating into MVRTYILKIYRGEPGSQYWEEFELALIPYANVISSLMEIQRNPINIKGEKVKPVVWESGCLEEVCGSCSMLINAYPRQACTALIEPILNETKNLIITLAPLTKFPLVRDLIVDRSRMFENLKKVHAWIDVDGTYQQGPGPNIGPEKQKVMYSLATCMTCGCCSEACPQVNMHSPFIGPAAISQVRLFNANPIGKTQKEKRLRPLMQEGGVNDCGNNQNCVRVCPKDIPLTDSIATISRDVTKQAIEDLFSFPDRQD